A section of the Pseudomonas flavescens genome encodes:
- a CDS encoding CgeB family protein: MLEMPRAGAPVASERKYLIIDGIGGVPLGRELFDAFLQAGSRAVHWDALKQKPRQWYGLSSALFKARNKARDREGFSHLPRLSLEPLRRVLEQEAPTHVLVVGFLYKHYDVAQVAEMVRSAGARFILYDTDSCNLYSKRREFLYFIEQELPRYDQLFSFSETTTRFFRETLGLNALHLPFGAVVVPELGKDKDRDVLFVGSADLRRVFLLENIRENLAIRGNRWRRNYSLMSSSLRECVDDRPVWGEELQTLLQSSRIVLNITRSDFYGAETGVNLRIFEAVAAGCFLLTDYCEEIASLFTPGRDIEVFRSGAELSEKVRYYLAHPQERERIAQNGRARFLEHHTWANRVGRILACD; this comes from the coding sequence ATGCTGGAGATGCCAAGGGCGGGTGCGCCGGTTGCGAGCGAGCGCAAGTACCTGATTATCGATGGAATAGGTGGTGTGCCACTGGGCCGTGAACTGTTCGATGCGTTTTTGCAGGCCGGCAGCCGAGCTGTCCACTGGGATGCGCTGAAACAGAAACCCAGACAGTGGTACGGGTTGTCTTCGGCGCTCTTCAAGGCCCGTAACAAGGCCCGGGATCGGGAGGGTTTCTCGCACTTGCCGCGTCTGTCTCTGGAACCACTGCGCAGAGTGCTGGAGCAGGAGGCACCTACTCATGTCTTGGTGGTCGGTTTCCTCTACAAGCACTATGACGTCGCTCAAGTGGCCGAAATGGTACGCAGCGCTGGTGCCCGCTTCATCCTCTACGATACCGATAGTTGCAACCTCTATTCGAAACGTCGGGAGTTCCTGTATTTCATCGAGCAAGAGCTACCCCGCTATGACCAGCTATTTTCTTTCTCTGAAACGACTACGCGTTTTTTCCGTGAAACACTGGGCCTGAATGCACTGCATTTGCCGTTTGGAGCGGTGGTGGTTCCAGAGTTGGGAAAAGACAAGGATCGCGACGTCCTGTTTGTCGGTAGTGCCGATTTGCGTCGGGTTTTCCTGCTGGAAAACATCCGTGAAAATCTGGCCATACGCGGCAATCGCTGGCGCCGTAACTACTCGCTCATGTCCTCGTCGCTGCGCGAGTGCGTCGATGATCGCCCTGTCTGGGGAGAAGAGCTTCAGACGCTGTTGCAGAGCTCACGGATAGTGCTGAATATCACTCGATCGGATTTCTATGGCGCCGAGACGGGTGTGAACCTGCGAATATTCGAGGCAGTAGCTGCGGGTTGCTTCCTGTTGACCGATTATTGCGAGGAAATCGCTTCGCTGTTCACCCCAGGGCGGGATATCGAGGTGTTTCGTTCTGGTGCGGAGTTGAGCGAAAAGGTCCGTTATTATCTGGCTCATCCGCAAGAGCGCGAGCGCATTGCGCAAAATGGTCGAGCGCGCTTTCTCGAACACCATACCTGGGCGAATCGCGTCGGACGTATTCTTGCCTGTGATTGA
- a CDS encoding glycosyltransferase family 9 protein, with product MADVIQEASTRLAALPADCRLALVPSMGLGDGCIYLVLAANLARAGYNVTVLSNHFGALNEWLPLFEARCLPAPDETFAVLDDFDLVISDLGSMLTRHGEAASELARRYVFVGTLRVDPRFIEQPATEALARLPAEKSLLLAPLAAAAGPLRCLPDDHASMVEQAVAFCRSRLGLAHACDDIGMQVPSTLAHRRHAQRVMLHPLSYNAKKNWPAEKYLALARRLRAAGYQPQFVLSPKERHEYLHVFEPEFDVPEFSDAKALAGHLYESGYVIGNDSGVGHLASALGIPVLTLYRKRSDGFCWRPGWGRGRVVRPAFSLSFLRNHWAFFMSVNRVARGFRALSQQVKVGQK from the coding sequence ATGGCTGATGTTATACAAGAGGCCAGTACCCGCTTGGCCGCATTGCCGGCTGACTGCAGGCTTGCCCTGGTCCCGTCGATGGGGCTTGGCGACGGGTGCATTTATCTGGTTCTGGCTGCCAATCTCGCCAGAGCCGGTTATAACGTGACGGTACTGAGCAACCACTTCGGCGCACTCAATGAATGGTTGCCACTCTTCGAGGCGCGCTGTCTGCCCGCTCCTGACGAGACGTTCGCCGTTCTGGACGATTTCGATCTGGTTATTTCCGACCTGGGCAGCATGCTTACGCGTCACGGTGAGGCTGCGAGTGAACTTGCGCGACGCTATGTCTTCGTTGGCACGCTGCGTGTGGACCCTCGTTTCATCGAGCAACCTGCAACTGAGGCGTTAGCGCGGCTGCCCGCGGAAAAGTCGCTTTTGCTAGCGCCCTTGGCTGCGGCTGCGGGCCCGCTGCGTTGCCTGCCTGATGACCATGCCAGCATGGTCGAGCAGGCCGTAGCCTTTTGCCGCTCTCGCTTGGGGCTGGCTCACGCCTGCGACGATATCGGCATGCAGGTGCCTTCGACGCTAGCGCACCGTCGCCACGCGCAGCGCGTGATGCTTCATCCGCTCTCCTATAACGCAAAGAAGAACTGGCCCGCTGAGAAATACCTGGCGTTGGCCCGGCGATTACGTGCTGCTGGCTATCAACCGCAGTTCGTTCTGTCGCCTAAAGAAAGGCACGAATATCTGCATGTATTCGAACCTGAATTCGACGTGCCTGAATTCTCCGACGCCAAAGCCCTTGCCGGTCATCTCTATGAGTCCGGTTATGTAATTGGCAATGACTCCGGGGTGGGGCATCTGGCTTCTGCTCTTGGCATCCCCGTCCTGACGTTGTACCGCAAGCGTAGCGATGGGTTTTGCTGGCGTCCGGGGTGGGGGCGAGGTCGGGTTGTGCGCCCGGCCTTTTCGTTGAGTTTTCTGCGGAATCACTGGGCTTTTTTCATGAGTGTCAATCGCGTCGCTCGCGGCTTTCGAGCATTGAGCCAGCAGGTTAAGGTGGGGCAGAAATGA
- a CDS encoding glycosyltransferase, giving the protein MDTNKTSQVWVLQICHGYDGPFLDCARQYGVLFANTPYKVLTVYLTGEYSAEVERGSASDEVVFLGYSSRALRGLKLGAVRAIRRIAAERNFALCIAHRSKPAYVALLGTKLPVVGIHHAFGDYERRSRQLFANLFRKRLYLFGVSDAVRDDLRACLPSWPLQRIQTLYNRIDLQAVEAEQLSRSCAREALGLPEGAWVIGNVGRLHPDKDQATLIRAFADALPTLPGNSLLVIAGKGRLEAELKALVETLGITQQVRFLGQVPHARRYFTAFDAFALSSDHEPFGMVLLEAMAAGLPVVCSDCGGGREVVGEKGQLFAFGDWHALSDSLQKVASVSQGELDHLREDMRKRLQSRFVDSAVAPCFFSALSAWPACRL; this is encoded by the coding sequence ATGGATACTAATAAGACGAGTCAGGTATGGGTGCTGCAGATATGCCATGGCTACGATGGGCCGTTTCTTGATTGCGCCCGACAGTACGGGGTGCTTTTCGCGAACACGCCATACAAGGTTTTGACCGTTTACCTGACCGGGGAATACAGCGCCGAAGTGGAAAGAGGTTCTGCTTCCGATGAGGTGGTGTTTCTTGGTTATTCCAGCAGGGCCCTGAGAGGTCTCAAGCTCGGTGCAGTTCGTGCGATTCGTCGCATTGCCGCTGAGCGTAATTTCGCGCTGTGCATTGCTCATCGCTCGAAGCCTGCTTATGTGGCACTACTGGGCACGAAGCTTCCGGTGGTTGGAATCCATCATGCGTTCGGAGATTACGAGCGCCGTTCGCGCCAGCTCTTCGCCAATCTGTTTCGCAAGCGCTTGTATCTGTTCGGCGTCTCCGACGCGGTGCGCGATGACTTGCGCGCCTGTCTGCCAAGCTGGCCATTGCAGCGAATTCAGACGCTCTACAATCGTATCGATTTGCAGGCCGTTGAGGCGGAGCAATTGTCCCGCTCTTGCGCGCGTGAGGCCCTTGGGTTGCCTGAGGGGGCCTGGGTAATCGGCAACGTCGGGCGGCTGCATCCAGACAAGGATCAGGCGACGCTCATTCGTGCTTTCGCCGACGCGTTGCCGACCTTGCCGGGAAACAGTCTTTTGGTGATTGCTGGTAAAGGTAGGCTGGAGGCCGAGCTCAAGGCTTTGGTCGAGACGCTGGGCATCACCCAGCAGGTTCGCTTCCTGGGGCAGGTTCCACACGCCCGGCGTTACTTCACCGCTTTCGATGCATTCGCGCTGAGCTCGGATCACGAACCGTTCGGCATGGTCCTGCTCGAGGCAATGGCTGCGGGTTTGCCTGTGGTGTGTAGCGATTGTGGTGGTGGGCGTGAGGTGGTTGGCGAAAAAGGCCAATTGTTCGCCTTTGGGGACTGGCACGCGTTGTCCGATAGCCTGCAGAAAGTCGCATCGGTGAGCCAGGGTGAGCTGGATCACCTTCGCGAGGACATGCGTAAGCGGCTGCAAAGTCGATTCGTCGACTCGGCCGTAGCACCGTGTTTCTTCAGCGCGCTCTCTGCGTGGCCTGCGTGTCGGTTGTGA
- a CDS encoding glycosyltransferase: MISIVICSAQSARLQAVASNIAATIGVEYELIAVDNSVEGRGLCEVYNEGASRASHEFICFVHEDVEFLSAGWGQLAISHFAADTELAMIGLAGSRYKARVPSGWHSGDEDDLCINVRHGVSREGATLAFAKPDAYAAASCVPVVALDGVWMFVRRSVWAAVRFDERLRGFHFYDVDFSLRVAQVGKVGVAFDIDLLHFSLGSFREAWALHALAYAADPPVQMPMHSVSDMSEAQIRRKEALAVRYWLRLLRRAHLPLSIRLRWLRGVRIRRYPSLWRVALRFLLR, encoded by the coding sequence TTGATCTCCATCGTCATCTGCAGCGCCCAGTCGGCGCGCTTGCAGGCAGTTGCCAGTAATATCGCAGCGACCATCGGGGTCGAGTACGAGCTTATCGCGGTGGACAACAGCGTCGAGGGCCGCGGGCTCTGCGAGGTCTACAACGAAGGTGCGTCCCGAGCCAGTCACGAGTTCATCTGCTTCGTTCACGAAGACGTCGAATTTCTGAGCGCTGGGTGGGGGCAGCTTGCCATCTCTCATTTCGCGGCTGACACCGAGTTGGCAATGATCGGCCTTGCGGGAAGTCGCTATAAGGCGAGAGTCCCATCCGGCTGGCACAGTGGGGACGAGGACGACCTGTGCATCAATGTGCGCCATGGCGTTTCACGTGAGGGTGCGACACTCGCCTTCGCGAAGCCGGATGCATATGCCGCAGCGAGTTGCGTTCCCGTGGTTGCCCTGGATGGTGTCTGGATGTTCGTCAGGCGCTCGGTCTGGGCCGCGGTTCGTTTCGACGAGCGTTTGAGGGGCTTTCATTTTTACGATGTCGACTTCAGTCTCCGCGTTGCCCAGGTTGGCAAGGTTGGCGTGGCTTTCGATATCGATCTGCTGCACTTTTCCCTTGGCAGTTTTCGTGAGGCCTGGGCGTTGCACGCGCTCGCCTATGCCGCAGATCCACCTGTGCAAATGCCGATGCACAGCGTTTCCGATATGAGCGAGGCGCAGATCCGCCGCAAGGAAGCATTGGCGGTGCGTTACTGGTTGCGTTTGCTGAGGCGGGCTCATCTGCCATTGTCGATTCGTTTGCGATGGCTGAGAGGTGTGAGGATTCGACGATATCCCTCGCTCTGGCGTGTGGCGCTAAGATTCCTGCTGCGCTAA
- the msbA gene encoding lipid A export permease/ATP-binding protein MsbA, whose protein sequence is MPDPSANPSSISSFKLYMRLLSYMKRYWLMFGISMVGYIIFASTQPMLAGLLKYFVDGLAAPEAGAVELPLLGSMQLLYGVPLALLLITIWQGIGSFLGGYYLARVSLGLVQDLRIALFNNLLTLPNRYFDNHSTGYLISRITYNVGSVTGAATDALKVMVREGLTVVFLFGYLLWMNWKLTMVMVAILPLIALMVKSASKKFRSQSRKIQSAMGELTHVSSETIQNYRVVRSFGGERYERERFHEASEDSTRKQLRMTRTSAIYTPSLQLVNYAAMAFLMFLVLFLRGDASVGDLVAYITAAGLLPKPIRQLSEVSSTIQKGLAGAESIFEQLDEQPEPDQGTVEKERVTGALEVRQLSFTYPGTEKTVLQDISFTVEPGQMVALVGRSGSGKSTLANLIPRFYQHGEGQILLDGTPVEEYRVENLRKHIALVTQQVSLFNDTVLNNIAYGDLRHLPREDVEQAASAAYASEFIELLPQGFDTKVGENGVMLSGGQRQRLAIARALLKSAPLLILDEATSALDTESERYIQAALDKVMEGRTTLVIAHRLSTIEKADLILVMDQGRIVERGTHESLLANNGYYSRLHAMGLDDEEKDDAEVPEQPAR, encoded by the coding sequence ATGCCTGATCCAAGCGCTAATCCATCGTCCATCTCCAGCTTCAAGCTGTATATGCGGCTGTTGAGCTACATGAAGCGTTACTGGTTGATGTTCGGGATCAGTATGGTCGGCTACATCATTTTCGCCTCTACCCAGCCAATGCTGGCAGGCTTGCTCAAGTACTTCGTCGACGGGCTCGCCGCGCCTGAAGCCGGGGCTGTCGAGCTGCCACTGCTGGGTAGCATGCAACTGCTTTATGGCGTGCCGCTGGCGTTGCTGCTGATTACCATATGGCAGGGCATCGGCTCCTTTCTCGGCGGCTATTATCTGGCACGGGTTTCACTGGGGCTCGTTCAGGACCTGCGCATAGCGCTTTTCAACAACCTGTTGACCCTGCCCAATCGCTATTTCGACAATCACTCCACGGGTTATCTGATTTCCCGTATCACCTACAACGTCGGTTCGGTTACAGGGGCGGCCACCGACGCGCTCAAGGTGATGGTGCGTGAAGGTCTCACGGTTGTATTCCTGTTTGGCTACCTGCTGTGGATGAACTGGAAACTGACCATGGTCATGGTGGCCATTCTTCCGCTCATCGCTCTGATGGTGAAAAGCGCCAGCAAGAAGTTTCGCAGCCAGAGTCGAAAGATTCAGAGTGCCATGGGCGAGTTGACACATGTTTCGTCCGAGACGATTCAGAATTATCGCGTGGTACGCAGCTTCGGTGGTGAGCGCTATGAGCGAGAGCGCTTCCATGAGGCGAGCGAGGACAGCACCCGCAAGCAACTGCGCATGACCCGTACCAGCGCCATCTACACCCCCAGCCTGCAGCTCGTGAACTATGCAGCGATGGCGTTTCTGATGTTTCTGGTGCTGTTCCTGCGGGGCGATGCCAGCGTCGGTGACCTGGTGGCCTACATCACCGCGGCGGGGTTGCTGCCCAAGCCGATCCGTCAGCTCTCGGAAGTCAGTTCGACTATCCAGAAAGGTCTGGCTGGTGCTGAAAGCATCTTCGAGCAACTGGATGAACAGCCGGAGCCGGATCAGGGCACGGTCGAGAAAGAGCGGGTTACCGGGGCACTTGAGGTGCGGCAACTGAGCTTCACCTATCCGGGGACCGAAAAGACCGTACTGCAAGACATCAGCTTCACCGTCGAGCCAGGTCAGATGGTCGCTCTGGTCGGCCGCTCGGGGAGTGGCAAGTCGACATTGGCCAATCTGATCCCGCGTTTTTACCAGCATGGAGAGGGGCAAATTCTTCTCGACGGTACACCGGTAGAGGAATACCGCGTGGAAAATCTGAGAAAACATATCGCCCTGGTCACTCAGCAGGTCTCGCTTTTCAATGACACCGTATTGAACAACATCGCTTACGGTGACCTTCGGCACTTGCCCCGTGAGGACGTCGAGCAGGCTGCGAGTGCGGCCTATGCCAGTGAGTTCATTGAGCTGCTTCCGCAGGGGTTCGACACCAAGGTGGGTGAGAACGGTGTCATGCTTTCCGGTGGTCAGCGGCAGCGTCTGGCCATTGCCAGGGCGCTGTTGAAAAGCGCCCCCCTATTGATTCTGGACGAAGCGACTTCTGCTCTCGACACGGAGTCGGAGCGCTATATCCAGGCTGCTTTGGACAAGGTCATGGAGGGGCGTACAACGCTGGTAATTGCCCATCGGCTGTCCACTATCGAGAAAGCCGACCTGATTCTCGTGATGGATCAGGGCCGTATTGTCGAACGAGGCACCCATGAGTCACTGCTGGCGAACAACGGGTACTATTCGCGCCTGCACGCCATGGGACTTGATGACGAAGAAAAGGATGATGCTGAGGTTCCTGAACAGCCAGCGCGTTAA
- a CDS encoding glycosyltransferase family 2 protein — protein MTDSVAGSPELPACFDVVILSFAKDEALRQVTEHCLDSLVASEDPAKIRFRVWVLESNADSPVYRQPGVTTLYPSTPFNYHAYMNLGIREGQAPFVAICNNDLSFHPGWASELLQVFESDLGVSSASPACSLHHPRNGFALRSGVYPGYGVLREISGWCLVFRRSILDVIGELDERFYFWYADNDYALTLQSHGLRHVLVTSSVVDHLDSRTLSTHTSARQWLMTKRSKYTFEEKWHGKGLGYLTRKKLKLYLKFPLYYFGLKKIK, from the coding sequence ATGACTGATTCCGTTGCGGGCTCGCCTGAGTTGCCCGCTTGTTTCGATGTGGTAATTCTCAGCTTCGCCAAGGATGAAGCCTTGCGCCAGGTTACCGAGCATTGCCTGGACTCGCTCGTCGCGTCTGAAGACCCGGCGAAGATCCGTTTCCGGGTTTGGGTGCTCGAGTCGAATGCCGACAGCCCTGTGTATCGGCAGCCTGGAGTAACGACGCTGTATCCCAGCACGCCTTTCAATTATCACGCATACATGAATCTGGGTATCAGAGAGGGCCAGGCCCCCTTCGTTGCCATTTGCAACAACGACCTGTCCTTTCATCCCGGCTGGGCATCCGAGCTGCTTCAGGTGTTCGAAAGTGATCTCGGGGTCAGCAGCGCCAGCCCGGCTTGCTCTCTGCATCATCCGCGCAATGGTTTCGCTCTGCGTAGTGGTGTTTATCCCGGCTATGGAGTGTTGCGCGAAATATCCGGCTGGTGCCTGGTGTTTCGTCGTTCGATTCTGGATGTCATTGGCGAGCTGGATGAGCGTTTCTACTTCTGGTACGCCGACAACGACTATGCGCTGACGCTGCAGTCCCATGGGCTCAGGCACGTTCTCGTTACCTCCTCCGTTGTCGATCACCTCGATAGCCGGACCTTGAGTACGCATACCTCGGCGCGGCAGTGGCTGATGACCAAGCGTTCCAAGTACACCTTCGAAGAGAAATGGCATGGCAAGGGGCTGGGCTACCTGACCCGTAAAAAACTCAAGCTGTACCTCAAGTTCCCGCTCTACTATTTCGGATTGAAGAAAATCAAATGA
- a CDS encoding glycosyltransferase family 2 protein, which produces MFLQRALCVACVSVVSETVRSIRPLVSVIVPCYNYGAYVGDALRSILQQDYEAIELIVVDDGSTDDSALRIEEALQDWRRYPNIRRAEFVRQHNQGVSAALNKGLELACGEFVATFDADDVMVPGRLALQADYLIAHPEVGCLGGRALRIDQQGQALPKKDKARQVRRYDFAQALAAALVVGGNLVMYRRDAMIAAGGYDPALRVQDFQMTLKTAHSGYLIDVLPAAVTLYRKHGNGLSGNYLAEYRYGMQLLDLYREHPAYESGKARLLTKILGPAVTHDKRFAWSLFAEIPLRQWDRQLLKRFRHLLFKRQRG; this is translated from the coding sequence GTGTTTCTTCAGCGCGCTCTCTGCGTGGCCTGCGTGTCGGTTGTGAGCGAAACGGTACGCTCCATTCGCCCCCTGGTGAGCGTCATCGTGCCTTGCTACAACTACGGTGCCTACGTCGGCGATGCATTGCGCAGCATTTTGCAGCAGGACTACGAAGCCATAGAGTTGATCGTCGTCGACGATGGTTCTACCGACGACAGTGCCTTGCGGATCGAGGAGGCTTTGCAGGACTGGCGCCGGTACCCGAACATTCGCCGTGCCGAGTTTGTCCGTCAGCATAACCAGGGCGTCAGTGCAGCGCTCAACAAGGGGCTAGAGCTGGCTTGTGGGGAGTTCGTGGCGACCTTCGATGCCGATGATGTGATGGTGCCCGGGCGTCTCGCCCTGCAGGCCGATTATCTCATTGCGCATCCCGAAGTCGGTTGTCTCGGGGGGCGTGCCTTGCGAATCGATCAGCAGGGTCAGGCCTTGCCCAAAAAAGACAAGGCCCGCCAGGTGCGCCGTTATGACTTTGCCCAGGCCCTGGCTGCCGCCTTGGTGGTTGGCGGCAATCTGGTTATGTACCGCCGCGATGCGATGATTGCTGCGGGGGGATATGATCCGGCACTGCGCGTACAGGATTTCCAGATGACCCTGAAAACGGCTCATTCTGGTTACCTCATCGATGTGCTTCCTGCTGCGGTCACGCTGTATCGCAAGCATGGCAATGGCTTGTCGGGCAATTATCTGGCCGAATACCGTTATGGCATGCAGTTGCTGGATCTTTATCGTGAACATCCGGCCTACGAGTCGGGCAAAGCCCGTCTGCTCACCAAGATCCTTGGGCCCGCTGTCACTCATGACAAGCGATTCGCCTGGAGTCTGTTTGCCGAAATTCCCCTTCGTCAGTGGGATCGTCAACTGCTCAAGCGCTTTCGCCACCTTCTGTTCAAGCGTCAGCGTGGTTAG
- a CDS encoding glycosyltransferase family 2 protein: MSGFAAITIVIPAYNYASTLARTVRSVMSQLGEDDELLIIDDGSTDNTPQVVEALEAEFPGRFRSLRKSNGGLASVRNLGIELARHDWLVFLDADDEMAPDSLSLIRAHLALNEQSRMVIGGHWSVDQEGRRRRHSPERLPDTPLLRVRAYLLDKTLSISNGACVMHRSIFQAGNYPERFRNAEDIPVFAQTLATYPVSLLPEPLAMIHKHSDSLRHDFVSSLAGGVGLVDEVFDRLPAALQELRAPFYQQRCLSLFRSAYLAGDFRAAKQFYCQAVSSDWKVLFKLSYSRKALRLWMGRPYG; this comes from the coding sequence ATGAGTGGCTTTGCAGCGATCACTATCGTCATTCCTGCCTATAACTATGCCTCTACCCTGGCCAGGACAGTTCGCTCCGTCATGTCTCAGCTGGGCGAAGATGATGAGCTATTGATCATCGATGATGGGTCGACGGATAACACGCCACAGGTCGTCGAGGCTTTGGAGGCGGAGTTTCCCGGACGGTTCAGGTCACTACGCAAGAGCAATGGGGGATTGGCATCTGTGCGCAATCTCGGGATCGAGCTGGCGCGTCATGACTGGTTGGTATTTCTCGATGCGGACGACGAGATGGCACCGGATAGCCTGTCGCTGATCCGTGCGCACTTGGCCCTGAATGAGCAGTCTCGCATGGTCATCGGCGGACATTGGTCGGTTGATCAGGAAGGTCGCCGTCGCCGGCATTCTCCCGAGCGTCTTCCTGATACCCCCCTGCTGCGTGTGCGGGCCTACCTGCTGGACAAGACACTGAGCATTTCCAATGGCGCCTGCGTGATGCATCGCTCGATTTTTCAGGCGGGAAATTATCCCGAGCGCTTCCGTAATGCCGAAGATATTCCGGTCTTTGCGCAAACACTGGCGACCTATCCCGTTTCGCTTTTGCCAGAGCCGCTGGCGATGATTCACAAGCACAGCGACAGTCTTCGCCACGACTTCGTGTCGAGCCTCGCGGGAGGCGTTGGGCTGGTCGATGAGGTTTTTGATCGACTGCCGGCGGCGCTGCAGGAGCTACGCGCGCCTTTCTATCAGCAGCGTTGCCTTTCCCTATTTCGTAGTGCCTACCTGGCCGGAGATTTCAGGGCAGCGAAGCAGTTCTACTGCCAGGCCGTGAGCAGTGATTGGAAGGTGCTATTCAAGCTCTCCTACTCCCGAAAGGCGCTTCGCCTCTGGATGGGGCGACCTTATGGCTAA
- a CDS encoding polysaccharide pyruvyl transferase family protein: MSVAQVRLKALLFNDTSSENHHGCQLVMRQIFTLAGQAGIDIQRSCPMHHDWQTDADLQRDIRAADLCLVNGEGTMHDDAPLAMRYGALARYCQEHGVPCFLINSVWQNNDRLNAHAHCFTKLFVRDTMSKAALAAVDVSAEVVPDLTLSYRHAAPSRPRSGMLVNGSVINERLVEAWRITKVRQHLRYVSIRTLAPLQLGKGFDFYLRKNLRKRLKAYRRIAASYFHSYPADLPASLIDRLRWRYAVLSTRRFLGLLGRSEGVITGRFHLVTLCLVTGTPFYALPSNTHKIEALLAQVGLVGRLQPSYEQAVNAAGQIAFSESEQVSIGIFLQQARVQAEAMFAEMAQIARVAQQH; this comes from the coding sequence GTGTCCGTTGCCCAGGTGCGATTGAAGGCGCTGCTGTTCAACGATACTTCTTCTGAAAATCACCACGGCTGCCAACTGGTGATGCGGCAGATTTTCACCTTGGCCGGGCAGGCAGGTATCGATATTCAGCGCTCCTGCCCGATGCACCACGATTGGCAGACGGACGCCGATCTGCAGCGTGACATTCGTGCTGCGGATCTGTGCCTGGTCAATGGTGAGGGCACCATGCACGACGATGCACCGCTGGCGATGCGCTATGGAGCGCTTGCCCGATATTGTCAGGAACATGGCGTTCCCTGCTTCCTGATCAATTCGGTCTGGCAGAACAATGACCGGCTCAATGCCCACGCTCACTGTTTTACCAAGCTGTTCGTGCGCGACACGATGAGCAAGGCCGCGCTGGCCGCTGTCGATGTGTCCGCGGAAGTCGTGCCCGACCTGACGTTGTCTTACCGGCACGCTGCGCCTAGCAGGCCCCGTAGCGGCATGCTGGTCAACGGTAGCGTTATCAATGAGCGGCTTGTCGAGGCATGGCGGATAACAAAGGTCAGGCAACACCTGCGTTATGTGAGCATTCGTACTCTTGCCCCTCTGCAACTGGGCAAGGGGTTCGACTTCTATTTGCGCAAGAACCTGCGCAAGCGCCTGAAGGCTTACCGGCGCATTGCCGCTAGTTATTTCCACTCTTACCCCGCCGATCTGCCTGCTTCTCTGATCGACAGGCTGCGCTGGCGTTATGCGGTGCTGTCGACGCGTCGGTTTCTAGGTCTTCTCGGTCGATCGGAGGGGGTGATTACCGGGCGCTTTCACCTGGTCACACTCTGCCTGGTCACCGGTACGCCCTTTTACGCCTTGCCCTCCAATACCCACAAGATCGAGGCCTTGCTGGCACAGGTCGGCCTGGTTGGGCGCCTTCAGCCTTCGTACGAACAGGCTGTCAATGCCGCCGGCCAGATCGCGTTCAGCGAGTCCGAGCAGGTGAGCATCGGGATCTTCCTGCAGCAAGCCCGTGTGCAGGCCGAGGCGATGTTCGCTGAGATGGCGCAGATCGCCAGAGTCGCTCAGCAACACTGA
- a CDS encoding lipopolysaccharide kinase InaA family protein, producing the protein MGKTVVFQKGSLGRKQINALLALFEGLVEFAPGRAVAKIYREDDSIFVKRYRRSMKPWWKRILRRPYRSPLRSEAMLLSRLQALAFPAPKPLMYAESRHPGFHESLLLTGFLPGVPLATLSGDRLLTGARQALALLGRLHAHGIVHGDCNPYNFLIAEHAYVLDFERGGDYSQQGAVEDFRKIMLRLDDLGLDASGLSEVAGAYGDAAGTPSFDVQALLDELRGMAFVRKPTRWRPPQELHLARSVD; encoded by the coding sequence GTGGGGAAAACAGTAGTTTTTCAGAAGGGCAGTCTCGGGCGCAAACAAATCAATGCATTGCTGGCGCTTTTCGAGGGGCTGGTCGAGTTCGCGCCAGGCCGGGCCGTGGCGAAGATATATCGCGAGGATGATTCGATCTTCGTCAAACGCTACAGGCGCTCGATGAAGCCCTGGTGGAAGCGAATCCTGCGCCGGCCCTATCGTTCTCCGCTGCGAAGCGAGGCGATGCTGCTGTCGAGGCTGCAGGCACTGGCGTTCCCCGCCCCGAAGCCGCTCATGTATGCGGAGTCACGCCATCCCGGGTTTCATGAGAGCCTGCTGCTGACCGGTTTTCTGCCAGGCGTGCCTTTGGCTACCCTCAGCGGAGACCGGCTGCTGACAGGGGCGCGTCAGGCCCTTGCTCTCTTGGGGCGGTTGCATGCCCACGGCATCGTGCACGGCGACTGCAACCCATACAACTTTCTGATTGCAGAACATGCTTATGTTCTGGATTTTGAGCGGGGCGGAGATTACAGCCAGCAAGGCGCCGTGGAGGATTTCAGGAAGATAATGCTACGGTTGGACGATCTTGGGCTCGATGCGTCTGGCTTGTCCGAGGTTGCAGGCGCTTATGGTGACGCAGCCGGTACGCCGTCATTCGATGTGCAGGCATTGCTCGATGAGCTGCGTGGCATGGCCTTTGTGCGTAAGCCGACACGCTGGCGCCCGCCTCAGGAGCTGCATCTCGCTCGATCTGTCGACTGA